A single genomic interval of Rosistilla ulvae harbors:
- a CDS encoding GNAT family N-acetyltransferase, translated as MALIRPFQNSDTNRLAVAWREHWQTVGPIVSTTSAQLEQAILDKPFFEFDHMLVIEEEGQLVGFSHLQTDPSDDPPIRARIASFCVGQCADRRASAEALLQASIDLSAEAGIREFEVGTVLGDLSGLVGLEPYSGVIGIPDSDHLMVELLTADGFEPRTPMIAMELDLTSFRAPVDRELLLLRRMATIDERPQQLPTEWRAACAHSHFDITEFVVSNRTGQELASATFYLSDRDALVMDRGLLYLANFDSLSGNPLDVDLAAEVRYAVAGSLPSMVQRRFHTVRAIINSEKPSAPARIDFLTRLGFHHVATGSAYHRTL; from the coding sequence GTGGCTTTGATTCGCCCATTCCAAAATAGTGATACGAACCGTCTCGCGGTTGCTTGGCGAGAGCATTGGCAAACGGTCGGCCCGATCGTTTCGACCACCTCGGCGCAGCTGGAACAAGCGATCCTCGACAAGCCTTTTTTCGAATTCGACCACATGTTAGTGATCGAGGAAGAGGGGCAATTAGTCGGTTTTTCGCATCTCCAAACCGACCCCAGCGACGACCCGCCGATTCGCGCCCGGATCGCCAGCTTTTGCGTCGGTCAATGCGCCGACCGCCGCGCGTCGGCTGAGGCTCTGCTGCAAGCTTCGATCGACCTCTCGGCGGAAGCGGGAATTCGAGAGTTTGAAGTTGGCACGGTGTTGGGCGATCTTTCCGGACTTGTCGGGCTGGAACCATATTCGGGAGTGATTGGAATTCCCGACAGCGATCACCTGATGGTCGAATTGCTGACCGCCGACGGATTCGAGCCGCGAACGCCGATGATTGCGATGGAGTTGGACCTGACGTCGTTCCGCGCTCCAGTCGATCGCGAACTGTTGCTGCTGCGGCGGATGGCGACGATCGACGAGCGGCCGCAACAACTGCCGACCGAATGGCGAGCCGCGTGTGCTCATTCGCACTTCGATATCACCGAATTTGTCGTTTCCAACCGGACCGGTCAGGAATTAGCGTCGGCAACCTTTTATCTCTCCGATCGCGACGCATTGGTGATGGATCGCGGCCTGCTGTATCTGGCAAACTTCGACAGCCTGTCGGGGAACCCACTGGATGTCGACCTCGCCGCCGAGGTCCGCTATGCGGTCGCCGGATCGCTACCATCGATGGTGCAACGCCGGTTTCACACCGTGCGAGCGATCATCAACTCGGAAAAACCATCGGCACCGGCGAGAATCGATTTTTTAACACGACTCGGTTTCCACCACGTCGCCACCGGATCTGCGTACCACCGCACGCTGTAG
- a CDS encoding lysophospholipid acyltransferase family protein, protein MQLTSHAIVLLAKMFSGFTVRWVDCQPETCQRVYFANHTSHLDAAVLWSALPKEIRALTRPVAAKDYWDSSRFRRHIAESFNALLIDRKEIKVHQSPVQIMIREMGDVYSLIVFPEGSRSITGEMGSFKSGLYYLSKKRPDLELVPVYIDNVNRILPRGEFLPVPLLSCITIGAPMWLESGEPKNEFLARARDAVRALKDK, encoded by the coding sequence ATGCAACTCACTAGTCACGCGATCGTTCTGTTGGCCAAGATGTTCAGCGGATTTACCGTCCGCTGGGTCGATTGCCAGCCAGAAACTTGTCAGCGCGTCTATTTTGCGAATCACACGAGCCATCTGGACGCTGCGGTTTTATGGAGCGCTCTGCCGAAGGAGATTCGCGCGCTGACGCGTCCGGTGGCGGCGAAGGACTACTGGGACAGCAGCCGGTTCCGCCGACACATCGCCGAATCGTTTAACGCACTGCTGATCGATCGCAAAGAGATCAAGGTGCATCAGAGCCCGGTGCAGATCATGATCCGCGAGATGGGAGACGTTTATTCGTTGATCGTCTTTCCCGAGGGGAGTCGCAGCATCACCGGCGAGATGGGGAGCTTCAAAAGCGGGCTCTATTATCTAAGCAAGAAGCGTCCCGATTTGGAGCTGGTGCCGGTCTATATCGACAACGTCAACCGGATTCTGCCACGCGGCGAATTCCTGCCTGTGCCGCTGCTCAGTTGCATCACGATCGGCGCCCCGATGTGGCTGGAATCGGGCGAACCCAAAAATGAATTCTTGGCCCGCGCTCGCGACGCCGTCCGCGCGTTAAAAGACAAATAG
- a CDS encoding glycosyltransferase yields MIRLFRRHLPRNRRGPLKTMFVITSMPVGGAETLLVNMIDRFDRNRIVPEVCCLKEPGPLGEAIRDRVEVHSHLLSSKFDPRTLPRLISLFRRQQIDAVVTVGAGDKMFWGRLAAWFAGVPVIASALHSTGWPDGVGRLNRLLTPITSAFIGVAASHADYLREQEGFPDAKVFAIRNGVDVQRFAPDPDAALAVREELQIPSDAPLGIIVAALRPEKNHAMYVDVARRVSQQIPGSHWLIVGDGPERPAIEAACNEAGVSARVHLLGTRHDTPRLLAASNLFLLCSHNEASPVSILEALACQTPVLSTDVGSVKESVRQGETGFLVPPGDAAAMAQHAVELLQTPQLADRLGKAGRELVVGTGSLEAMVDGYESLIQEQYDRQVHSPQASWMQWQPLAALGSRRARG; encoded by the coding sequence ATGATCCGTCTGTTTCGCCGCCACCTGCCGCGCAATCGCCGCGGCCCGCTGAAAACTATGTTTGTGATCACCAGCATGCCGGTCGGCGGTGCTGAGACGCTGTTGGTCAACATGATCGATCGCTTCGACCGCAATCGAATCGTTCCCGAGGTCTGTTGTCTCAAAGAACCGGGCCCCTTGGGCGAAGCGATTCGCGACCGTGTCGAGGTGCACAGCCATCTGTTGTCCTCGAAGTTCGACCCGCGGACGCTGCCGCGGTTGATCTCGCTGTTCCGCCGCCAACAGATCGATGCCGTTGTGACGGTTGGTGCGGGGGACAAAATGTTCTGGGGAAGGTTGGCCGCTTGGTTTGCTGGCGTTCCCGTGATCGCTAGCGCGTTGCATTCGACGGGTTGGCCCGATGGTGTCGGACGTTTGAATCGTCTGCTAACGCCGATCACGTCGGCTTTCATCGGCGTCGCCGCATCACATGCCGACTACTTGCGCGAGCAGGAAGGTTTTCCCGACGCCAAGGTATTTGCGATTCGCAATGGCGTCGACGTCCAGCGGTTCGCTCCCGATCCCGACGCAGCGTTGGCGGTTCGGGAAGAGCTGCAAATTCCCAGCGACGCGCCGCTGGGCATCATCGTCGCCGCGCTGCGTCCGGAAAAGAACCACGCGATGTATGTCGACGTCGCCCGCCGCGTGAGCCAACAGATTCCTGGATCGCATTGGTTGATCGTCGGCGACGGGCCCGAGCGTCCGGCGATCGAAGCGGCTTGCAACGAAGCGGGAGTCAGCGCCCGGGTTCATCTGTTGGGAACGCGTCACGACACGCCGCGTCTTCTGGCGGCGAGCAATCTGTTTTTGCTGTGCAGCCACAATGAAGCGAGTCCCGTTTCAATCCTCGAAGCGTTGGCTTGCCAAACGCCGGTGTTGAGCACCGATGTCGGATCGGTCAAGGAATCGGTGCGCCAAGGCGAAACCGGATTCCTTGTACCACCAGGCGATGCCGCCGCCATGGCTCAGCACGCGGTCGAGTTGTTGCAGACGCCTCAACTGGCCGATCGTTTGGGCAAAGCCGGTCGCGAGCTTGTCGTCGGAACCGGTTCCTTGGAAGCGATGGTCGACGGATACGAAAGCCTGATCCAAGAGCAATACGACCGGCAAGTTCATTCGCCGCAAGCCAGTTGGATGCAATGGCAACCGTTGGCCGCCCTGGGCTCGCGACGCGCAAGAGGATAG
- a CDS encoding polysaccharide deacetylase family protein produces MSNFRQLAIDLRRVVSTPCRQLQLRRLSAKGKAPISVLFYHRVADEQPNDWTIPCDLFQEQMEWIRERFDVIDMQEVQRRIRQQDSRRPAVHITFDDGYAENCRFALPYLIRNKMPCTYFVSYGNCVTGDPFPHDVAAGCPLPVNSLDELKALAGTSVEIGYHTRTHCDCGNLITADDFRDEITDGAAEMRAALDMPLRYFAFPYGLPDNIPIAGIQAAYAAGFQGFCSAYGAYNLPGQDAFHIRRIHGDAEMSRFKNWLSFDARKLHQRPEIRYWLPPANNWEQTQELVG; encoded by the coding sequence ATGTCCAATTTTCGTCAACTTGCAATCGACCTCCGCCGCGTCGTTTCGACTCCCTGCCGTCAGCTTCAGCTACGTCGCCTGAGCGCCAAGGGCAAAGCACCGATCTCGGTTCTGTTCTATCACCGCGTTGCCGACGAACAGCCCAACGACTGGACGATCCCATGCGATCTGTTTCAAGAGCAGATGGAGTGGATTCGCGAGCGGTTTGACGTGATCGATATGCAAGAGGTCCAGCGACGGATTCGCCAGCAAGACAGCCGGCGTCCCGCGGTCCACATCACGTTCGACGACGGATACGCGGAGAACTGCCGGTTTGCGTTGCCCTATCTGATTCGCAACAAGATGCCCTGCACCTACTTTGTGTCGTATGGCAACTGCGTTACCGGAGATCCATTCCCGCACGACGTCGCCGCGGGCTGCCCTTTGCCCGTCAATTCGCTGGACGAATTGAAAGCTCTTGCCGGAACAAGCGTCGAGATCGGGTACCACACACGGACGCATTGCGATTGCGGTAACTTGATTACCGCCGACGACTTCCGCGACGAAATCACCGATGGCGCCGCCGAGATGCGGGCTGCTTTGGACATGCCGCTGCGATACTTTGCGTTTCCTTACGGCTTGCCCGACAACATTCCGATCGCGGGCATCCAAGCTGCCTATGCCGCCGGATTTCAAGGTTTTTGCAGCGCTTACGGTGCGTACAACCTGCCCGGCCAAGATGCCTTTCACATCCGCCGGATTCACGGCGACGCCGAGATGTCGCGATTCAAAAACTGGCTGTCGTTCGATGCCCGCAAGCTGCATCAGCGTCCCGAGATCCGATACTGGTTGCCGCCGGCAAACAACTGGGAACAAACCCAAGAACTCGTCGGCTAA
- a CDS encoding outer membrane protein assembly factor BamB family protein, with the protein MANGEPAVWPAFLGAGARPGATQSLPLEWTATENIAWRATLPGHGQSSPVVWGERVFVTGVEGPNKETYHTVCIDLKSGDELWRQSIENSAPVANSYYVSRAAPTPVVDQDRVIAYFESGDCVAYSHAGDMLWKRSLVDELGDFKAEFGIGASPCQTATKMFVLIEHDGPSGLLAIDKATGKTEWKVDRESRRSWSSPAVIHVDGATQIVVSSAGSVDGYDPESGETLWTFTDVGGNTGTSPIDYGNGRVLIGASPGRNGENAGSAADSNCLLQIARQGDGWTVKREWIAEGAVPSWASPIVHQGLAYWINRAGVVHCFDAQTGESVYSKRTKQSCWATPIGVGDRIYLFGQHGIVSVLAAGRKFEVLAENESWNDETLPAEPLLAEEESPERRRGVAMFSKPTLYGAAVVENSIVLRVGNCLICVREADAG; encoded by the coding sequence ATGGCAAATGGCGAACCCGCAGTCTGGCCCGCATTTCTAGGTGCGGGAGCCCGACCCGGCGCGACGCAATCGCTGCCGCTGGAGTGGACCGCGACGGAGAACATCGCCTGGCGAGCGACGCTGCCGGGACACGGACAATCGAGTCCGGTCGTCTGGGGAGAACGAGTCTTTGTCACCGGCGTCGAAGGTCCCAACAAAGAGACCTATCACACGGTTTGCATTGACCTTAAGAGTGGCGACGAGTTGTGGCGGCAGAGCATCGAGAACTCCGCTCCGGTCGCCAACAGTTATTACGTCAGCCGCGCCGCTCCGACGCCGGTGGTCGATCAAGATCGAGTGATCGCGTATTTCGAGAGCGGCGATTGCGTCGCCTATTCGCACGCTGGCGACATGCTTTGGAAGCGGTCGCTGGTGGATGAACTTGGCGACTTCAAAGCGGAGTTTGGGATTGGGGCTTCCCCCTGCCAAACCGCGACGAAGATGTTCGTCTTGATCGAACACGACGGTCCCAGCGGGCTGTTGGCGATCGACAAAGCGACGGGCAAAACGGAATGGAAAGTCGACCGCGAATCGCGGCGCAGTTGGAGTTCTCCGGCGGTGATCCATGTCGACGGTGCGACGCAAATCGTCGTCAGTTCCGCTGGCAGCGTCGACGGTTACGATCCCGAATCGGGCGAGACGTTGTGGACGTTCACCGACGTCGGTGGGAACACCGGCACCTCGCCGATCGATTATGGAAACGGACGCGTTCTGATTGGCGCGTCCCCCGGGCGCAATGGTGAAAACGCCGGCTCCGCTGCCGATTCCAACTGTCTCCTCCAGATCGCTCGCCAAGGCGATGGCTGGACCGTCAAACGTGAATGGATTGCCGAAGGGGCTGTCCCCAGCTGGGCTTCGCCGATCGTTCACCAAGGTTTGGCGTATTGGATCAATCGCGCCGGCGTGGTCCATTGCTTCGACGCACAGACGGGTGAATCGGTTTATTCCAAGCGGACCAAGCAGTCGTGTTGGGCGACACCGATTGGCGTTGGCGATCGGATCTACCTGTTTGGCCAACATGGGATCGTCTCCGTCCTAGCCGCCGGGCGCAAGTTCGAGGTGTTGGCGGAAAACGAATCGTGGAACGACGAGACGTTGCCAGCCGAGCCGCTGTTGGCTGAAGAGGAATCGCCCGAACGACGCCGCGGCGTGGCGATGTTCAGCAAACCGACGCTTTATGGAGCGGCGGTCGTTGAGAATTCGATCGTGTTGCGCGTTGGAAATTGTTTGATCTGCGTCCGCGAGGCCGATGCCGGCTGA
- a CDS encoding DUF4198 domain-containing protein, whose translation MNRKLTCVLTSLLALAQLTASAHDIWTQTNIPVVAPGEIVHVDLCLGNHGNHHRDFKLAGLVSLDWVTAEHQSPDGTRVDLRDKMTSTAMAEKEGYWTQPLPVEAPGVHCVAVQLDRVMQHGKSVRGVRTAKSYFLASHSIDDAKIVGHDHKKPLGMPFEVVLQTCPFTETAVGQPLTVQVLHQGKPKKDVVVSFIPQGAELQGEFDPDFQFRTDSGGLATFVPKAGNRYLIVAHHTADDEKSDEYEFTSYAATVTLHVPVRRPLATQ comes from the coding sequence ATGAATCGAAAACTCACCTGCGTGCTGACCAGCCTCTTGGCGTTGGCTCAACTGACCGCCTCGGCTCACGACATCTGGACGCAAACCAATATTCCGGTTGTAGCGCCGGGCGAGATCGTGCACGTCGATCTCTGCTTGGGAAATCATGGCAACCACCACCGCGACTTTAAGCTCGCCGGCCTCGTTTCGCTCGACTGGGTTACGGCCGAACATCAATCGCCCGACGGCACCCGTGTCGATCTGCGCGACAAGATGACGTCGACCGCGATGGCGGAAAAGGAAGGCTACTGGACGCAGCCACTGCCTGTGGAAGCCCCCGGCGTTCACTGCGTCGCCGTTCAACTGGATCGCGTCATGCAGCACGGCAAGAGCGTTCGAGGTGTCCGTACGGCGAAGAGTTACTTCCTGGCCAGCCATTCGATCGACGATGCGAAGATCGTTGGCCACGACCACAAAAAGCCACTCGGTATGCCTTTTGAAGTCGTGCTGCAAACCTGCCCGTTCACCGAGACCGCAGTCGGCCAGCCGTTGACGGTCCAGGTTCTGCATCAAGGCAAACCGAAGAAAGATGTCGTCGTCAGCTTCATCCCGCAAGGAGCCGAACTGCAGGGTGAATTCGATCCCGATTTCCAGTTCCGCACCGACAGCGGTGGGCTGGCAACGTTTGTTCCCAAGGCGGGCAACCGATATCTGATCGTCGCCCACCACACAGCGGACGACGAAAAGAGCGACGAATACGAGTTCACCAGCTATGCCGCAACGGTCACGCTGCACGTTCCCGTCCGCCGACCGTTGGCAACTCAATAA
- a CDS encoding DUF1559 family PulG-like putative transporter: MKRLSHLSPPQKRSRAGFTLVELLVVIAIIGILVGLLLPAVQAAREAARRMSCSNNMKQIGLALHMHHDTLQRFPSQRDQAKAPVPASEQSFYRWGPLALLTPYLEQSAIYQAIDLQQPLLIFSMGPPPSVVTHPDLGDAVATQVSTFLCPSDVHERISDEWGATNYHANNGTAQDGGLYVNCDGLFYIDSQKRFRDILDGTSHTAAFSETLIGSGSPDSTRGVANSGPEGLLASVWDASSPTIDDSWCLNDSSPVIFSRGEKWADGSVNDTGYHHFYGPNALENDCYSRYAARKSARSRHPGGVMLLMADGSVRFVTESIDRYTWQLIGSIADNEVIPEY; encoded by the coding sequence ATGAAACGACTCTCACACCTCTCGCCGCCCCAAAAACGATCACGCGCCGGCTTCACGCTCGTGGAGCTGTTGGTTGTGATCGCGATCATTGGCATCCTCGTTGGGCTGCTGTTGCCGGCGGTTCAAGCCGCTCGCGAGGCCGCGCGGCGGATGTCGTGCAGCAACAACATGAAACAGATCGGTCTGGCGCTGCACATGCACCACGACACGCTGCAGCGGTTTCCGTCGCAGCGAGACCAAGCCAAAGCACCGGTTCCCGCATCGGAACAATCGTTCTATCGCTGGGGCCCGTTGGCGCTGCTGACTCCGTATTTGGAGCAATCAGCGATCTATCAAGCTATCGATTTGCAGCAACCGCTGTTGATCTTCTCGATGGGCCCACCCCCAAGCGTTGTCACGCATCCCGATCTGGGCGATGCCGTCGCAACGCAGGTCTCGACCTTTTTGTGCCCCAGCGATGTCCATGAACGGATCAGCGATGAATGGGGCGCGACCAACTACCACGCCAACAACGGGACGGCTCAAGATGGCGGTCTGTACGTCAATTGCGACGGGCTGTTTTACATCGATTCGCAAAAGCGATTCCGCGATATCCTCGATGGGACGTCGCATACCGCCGCGTTCAGCGAAACGCTGATTGGTTCGGGAAGTCCCGACAGCACCCGCGGCGTCGCCAACAGCGGCCCCGAGGGTTTGCTCGCCTCGGTCTGGGATGCATCGTCCCCAACAATCGATGATTCCTGGTGCCTGAATGATTCGAGCCCGGTGATCTTCAGTCGTGGCGAAAAATGGGCCGACGGCTCGGTCAACGACACCGGATACCATCACTTCTATGGTCCCAACGCTTTGGAAAATGATTGCTACTCGCGCTACGCAGCGCGCAAGAGTGCCCGCAGCCGTCACCCCGGCGGCGTCATGCTGTTGATGGCTGATGGTTCGGTCCGATTTGTCACCGAATCGATCGATCGGTACACCTGGCAACTGATCGGATCGATCGCCGACAACGAAGTGATTCCCGAATATTAA